Part of the Aspergillus oryzae RIB40 DNA, 47Q_0173 genome is shown below.
taaattatttaattaaattaaattttaattttattttaaatattagATATCtaatttaaaaaatagatatttaaataattaattaatataaaataaattttatttaaaattttatattaaaatctaatttatataaaaaaaaatttaaataaactataatatataaattatatatattatttttatttaaaataaattttaaaataaattttaaaatttaaattaaaaatttcTATAACTCTAGAtttaaaaattttatttaaataataataaaaatctagttaatttctatatattttataaaaatttaagaattaaaataattattaattttataaaataatttaaataaagtttttatttaaaaaaagctAAAGctttaattaatttaaaaatttatttattattaattaatttcAATATTTTAGTTTTTTTATAATTTAAAATAGTTgatttaataatatatattattaaattaactatttattaaatttatttaataaaaattattatataaaattttaaaaaatagTTTTAAGTATAAAAACCTcaattaaatatataaatatttttttttatatttttttattatataactaatatattagattatattattactataatatatataattttattatagtAGTTaatattagtatctatagctttttttaaataattactaaataaataatttattaagTATCTTCTATTTagaaattaattattattattctattattattctatctTATATATCCATCTTTAATAAGATGTGCTAGATAAGGATCTATAACAATATACTCTCAGTGTATTAGACACAATATTCCTTTTGGATGTTCTAGCAGCCGATAAGCGGCCGCTTTATCGCTTTTCCTACAGCTTAATGGCAGAATACGTAACTACAACACTGGGAATGACATTGAGCCGACCCCTTTGGGTCGGCGGTGAGACGTGTAGGGCGGTCTCAAGCACCTAAAGTGCAACTACGTTGCATGACATGCAGCACATACAAAGACTCCAGTGACTTTACTCCATTAACCACCCCTTTCACCTAGTTTGCGTGACCCCGAAACTAGCTGAAGGGGGCGGTTAGAGGTTCTTAATTACTTACCCTTAACATTGATACACTATATCTGGCTAGGGTGACAGCCCTGACTGCTTCTACTGGGGCAAGACTATTCATTGTAAATATAATTGTACATGTAGGATGATAGAAGAGATTTAGGTTGGCTGGTGTCATCCCCCCAGCCCTCGTCCAATACGTCATTTCTTGCCATCGTCTACCATGTGCACTAACAGGGCAGCAGCAACCCCAGGACAGGAGACAGTTCCAATGGGTTGGCGTAGAAAGGGCCATTTCCGGGGTAAATGCTGCAAGTCAAGGCAAGTGTATGAAATTATCCTTTAATTGTCAAGTGGGACTTGGCAGATACCTATTACTTTATTCCAACCATGCTAAAGCAACGTGGCCTCTCATCCCAGCCTATTCCTCCTGATTACCTTCAAGACTAACCCCAAACTAACCGTCGACGCAATTTTGGCCtgagatgattgattgatatcaaccACCCTTTCTTTGCCACAGTACAATCTCGGCCCCCACTGTCACCCTTAAACAGTACCTGGACTTCCTGAAAAGTAGAACATaaggaaagcaaaatggTAAGCTCTAACCTCGCACTTACCTTGCGGCTTATAGTTGCTGAAGTAGCTACCTCAGGCACAGACGCCACAACAACGGAAAGCGAATGAAAAGTACGCGAAGAGTGAAGCTGCAAAGcgtggcaaaggaaagactgcaacaaaacaaaaacagaacTTGAAGTCTCCGGTGTCGACCGGGTGGGTTGGTATGTCTCGAAAGTCCAGAATTATCACGGTTCCCGAGGCTAATGAGGCCCCGACAGTTGTTCTTGCCTTTGCGGTCTGCGGTGGGCTTGCATTTGAGGCTCTGAGGATTGTTCCGGAGTTATGGTCGGCAGCTGTTGCGATGTTCAATCGCAAGTTGGCATAAATCTAGACTAAATTTCCGCTAATCGAATACAGTGGTTTTGAatattgtatttatttaatataggACACTCTGAACTCCCAGTCCTCAGTAGATCAATTCACCGTACGTGATTCATATATTGCATCGGACAAATCGTGTCATCGTCGGAATCTAGCAGCGACAACCACTTGCAAGGTGAGACCACTACTTTCTGGTCAAGGGCGTACAGAGGAGCTTGGGAACACTTTCATGGCCTCAATAATGGTTAACCCACTGTGACAAGCGGATGGATATCCTAGCTAATACCACCGGCACTCCCAACCACCAATCTCCTGATACATAACTCCATGACACCCACAAAGAAGTGGATATACCTTAGAGTGCGCTACTTGAGCCAGcattgatttgttttttcgctctcttctttttctttggtgcCACAGATGAAACTGGCATCTGTTGAGTGTTGTCCACCGACatttcatcttcagcttttAGCAGTGCAGCTTCCTGAGATCCAATACGTGTAGgcttttttgattttctttttttccttacCAGCGTCCCTTCTGCAGGGATGCCATTCGGATGAACACGTTCTGAAGCTCTTTGCATCTCTAGCCGCAGCTTTTCCACTTTCTGCACAGCCATAGCCATCTCTACATCATGCCCGCCGACCACCGTAGGGACTGTAGGATCTCCCGAGGAACCACCTCTACCATCTAAGGATAGATGCTCTAGTCCACTCGAGTCGACCTGTAGAAGAGACCGTTTGGCTTTACCCGGTTCATCATTTGAGTCAAGATGCGGTGAATCTTCCTGTCCGATAATCTCATCAGGTGCGATCTCGTACTTTTTAGGGCGTGAGCCACCTTGTCGGTTATCGCGCGACAGAGATGCCAAAGTGCGATGACTCCCGGCGCCATTCAAATTGAGGTCAACTATAGGAATAGAGTCAATATCCAGTCCGCTACTATTTGACATATTGAGAGTCTGGTGAAATGGGGTCAATGTGCAGGAGgattcatcttcagcagcaatATAAAACGGATCATCCCTGTTACGTTCTTTCCGTTCCTCTCTCCGCTTTAAAGCGGCAGTGTCATCTCCAAAGCCACTGGAGAGGTCCTGGTATGTTGGATTTAATTGCAAATCCACGGGTAGGAATTCAACAGGCTGCTTATCTAGCACAGAAACTTCCCTAACGTGATAAAACATCTGAGATGGTAGTTGGCCGGCTGGCTCCGGAAGCCCATTGGCTGGGTTATTAAAAAGCCCATATATATGCTTGTTGAACTCTTGTGTTAGACAAAGTTGATCTGGCAAAGGAACCTTCTTTTGGGCGTTGGTAGCGACTGGATTGAGTTCTAGTCCATGGAAAAAGCTGGGAACCATAGACGACAGCAAGGATGGAGCCTGGCCTACTTCTAGAGTTTCTGACTGAACGGCATCTGCTGCTAAGCGCATGACCTCCAGAAATTCGATTGCCCTTTCTTGCACGTCCAAGTCTGGGTGGGCAGCCAAAACATCAAGGAATTCGATGATTCGAGCTAAAAGAAGGGACATTTCACTGTTCTTTAACGAGTCCCAGGTTTCGTCCCCATCACAAATGAGATTGGCCAAGACTTTGGGAATAGCCTGTATATAAAGGGACAGCGTGCTCGCTGATAACGACACGTTCGACATATCGATTAGTGATTGAAGGGTTTGGCTGGGATATGCAAGATGCTCTGCAAATTCACCAGTGACCCAAGCGAGAGGCCCTAAGATGTCACTCGTTTGTTTGGAGACAAGGGGAGACGGGCCCTGCTTGTTGTCAACTAGAATCAGAGTCTCTGCAGCTCTGGTTGCCTCCATCCTAACGTCCCTAACACGGACAGCGATATTGCGTATTTCTGACCCGATACGGAAAGCAACACAATTTTTGTAGTGCTCGGGGTCCCGATATGAAGTGTAGTGGGTAGGAAGCTCTTCAATACTTGGAGGAAGCAGCTTGACTAACTGGACCAGAACGTCAACATACCACTCGAAGTCAGGCAGCTCCGAATAATTGTTGTAAGAGCAGACATCTAAGATTCGGTGTACAACTTCAATACTATAATCGTCTGGCAAGGCGATCGGTAACTTCTGAGCATGTGGACCTTCTGATAATGTGAATTCTCCCATGTCAGTGCGTATACCTGTCTCACAACTCCCGGCCGCAAGAGTACTTTTGGTGACTTGACGGGCATTGAAAAGTTGATCGACAAGTCGATTCACCACTGACTGGAGTGTATCGCTTGTTACCATTCGAGTCACGAGGTCAAGGGCTCGCAGTCGGATTGAAATGTCCGGATCCTCTAAACAATCCATGATGACATCCTGATGAGCTGACACCAAGACGGGGTGAGACATCACAATTCTGTTGAAGGCAAGGAGAGCAACATATTTTACTACAGACTTATGTTAGGCTCACGACTACGCTTCGATCTGAAAGGACTTACGATTGGGATCGGACTCTGTGACTACCATGCCTCTGAGCTTTCCGAGACAGAGACTTGCAatctcgttcttttcctccagCACTTCCTCACCATCAAGGATACCGCCCTGAACTATGCCGTTGATACATTCATAGAGCAATGACATGGCAGTTGTTGTCTGAATTATGTTGATCAATGGCCGGATAAGCTTTCGTGTTAATCGTGGTTCTATGGGTGTCAATGTTGCAAACTAGATCTGTTAGGAAGATATCACAGatccagaaagaaaggaaacatACAAGCTTTATAATTTTTATAGCCATCCAATTGTTCCCTCCATCCACTAATAGTTCGAAGAATCTTGGCGCCAGAGGCAGGAAGTCATgtggccttctccatccgaGTTCACATACAACATTGATCACTGCTGTGGTGACGCTGctatcctctccatcatccatgAGACGGTCCTTGATTTTAGGCCATGCCAATTTTAGCGCTTCGGGGTAAACCAGCGCAAGTCTATAAAGACACACCACAGCCTTCTTACGAGCCATAGCATGTGAGTGAGAAATGCGTGACAGAACATCTGGGAGCAACGACATCGCCAGTGAAGGTGTGATAATGTTTGGTAATGTTATCAGAGGGAGGGACATGTTTGGGATACTAGGCGACACTAAATCCTATGAAGATATTAGACGTCGAGACAATTTGTCCATTGTGCCTTTGAATACCTTTTTTAGCAGGTTTGTAGCCAACATTAAGACTTCAGTATCTGGTCTAAAGCTCTGTACAGCTGCAAGGTAGCCAGCTCTCTTCTGCAGGTACTTGGTAGATGACATAACTTCCAGTACATGGAATGAAGCCCAGGACATGTCATACCCAAACATCTCCAAGTAGATTAGTTTCAACAGAGCCGTAGCTTTCTTGTCTATACAGAGTAAGCTATAGAATGGATTGACAGAAGCATGATAATAACATGAACGTACCCATATCCTGAGACTTGACCTCAGCCTTACACTCTCGAAGACATTCTTGTATGTAGTCCTCCTCAGCGCCCTTGTGATTCCTCAGACCTTTTATAAGGTCATAAAGAGATTTTTCAAACCTACATTGCTTAATGATTAGCGAAGCTTTCGAGTAGCGAGAACAGGCGAGGTGCGAACATTATGGTTGAGTATGCGCTGCTGGTTGGCTCTCAGGCTCATTGGAATTACTGCTGATTGATAGTCACATGGGAGAGCAATGTTTCAGCCCTGGTTATATCTTTCGCCTGCCGCGAATAATGGCAGCCATCAATCATTCATAGCATAGCCCGGAAGCCAGTAGAGGACCCTGTACAGAGTTGATATAATGATAGCCTGAGAAGTAGAGCTAAGATGTCGTTGCTACTTGAGGTGGAGGGATAAGTGAACCGACATCTATTTGGTCACGGGAACGGGTTATCAGATCAAATGACTAACCACAATGGGAACAGACCTCATATGGACCCCTGGCAGTGTTACGTTTTGTCTCTTTCGTTCTGCCCCTTCGCGTCTCTTCCTTGCAAAGAGGGTTTTGAGCATAGTagagcttgttcttctcacaATAGCATATGAATCAGTGTGCCTACTGGGTTTAAGTGTATACTATCATGGCCCATGCTACACCCGATTTCCATGCCATTCATAGCTCAAGCCCGATTACTACCCTTCGCTTCTCTCAGCAGGCACCAGTGATCCTTGAACGTCAATTACACTCAGAAAAAAATTTAATCTCTGCGTTAATAGGTAAACAAGAGGAGCCAGAAAAATATGGCATAATAGAGCAACTGTTCTTCTCCTGTCTACAAACCGGCGATGATAGGTCTGCTCTGTTATGTCTCGAGCAATTGACACGTCGTTTCGGCTCTTCGAATGAGAAAGTAATGGGGCTGCGTGGCCTGTATGAGGAGGCTATATGCGAAAATCAATCTGATCTGGAGGATTCCCTGCGTAAATACGATTCCTACCTGTTGGAGAACCCACTTAATTTGGTTTGTCACGATGTGTTCGTTGATGATCACTTACTGACTGGTTCTTGTAGCCTATTCTAAAGCGCCGTATCGCGCTCTTGCGTTCACTTGCAAGGCCTGCAGATGCTATAACAGGCTTGGTAGAGCTCCTAAAAGCAGTGCCTACCGATGCAGAGGCTTGGTGTGAACTTGCAGATCTATATCAATCTCAAGGATTAAGCTCACAAGCAATATTCAGTCTCGAGGAGGCCCTGTTAATCGCTCCTAATGCTTGGAATGTAGGTATCCATTGTTTGCTTTCCATCAAAACTCGTCTAACCTCTACTGCAGATTCATGCTCGCCTTGGAGAAGTTCTATACATCTGCGCCCGCGCTGCAGAGACAGAAGTTACCTCTCGGTATTTGCGAAGATCAATCCAGTATTTTTGTAGAAGCGTCGAGCTATGTGACGATTATCTTAGAGGATTTTATGGCTTAATCTTGGTGAGCCCTTACACGTTGCACGACTTTCCTTATAACCGCTGTCCAGCCCCCAGTCTTCTGTTTACCGAGACTTGGTTATGACGTTTGGGTCAATTGCTTATTTATACTGACGTTTGATCTTCTAGGCGACTTCGCTTCAGCTTGGGAGAGAATACACAATGGATTTTTCACAGGCGTCAGCGTCAGCGTCATCGGAAGATTTCTTGCCCAAAGAGAAGGTCGAGAAACTGAATCTTCTCGCCAGAAGAAAACTCGAGGATATTGTGAAACAGCGGTCTGTGAACCGCCAGCTTTGGGAGCATGCGCAAGGTGAACTCATTGCAGCCAAAGAGCTTCTCGACCGCGAGTCATGTTAAATTAGCACGCAAGTCAGTTTCAAGATAAGCCCGTGAACTCCTTCATGTATGATGACTATATCTCCCTATGTTGTTACCTCCCTTGAGAGGTGCACACTTTACACACTTTCCACACGGATACCATTACCTGGAGTTCTTTTTAAATGCCTAGTAGGCTTCGTCCCCAGCTCGGCCCGACCGTTCAAGTTTGTAATAAATGTGGTTTGGCTAAGGGGGGTCTTAGGGGGCAAATCAGTCGCTTACTGATCGCGATAATGAAGAGTCATGaactatgtatatatttccatgtGTAGTGAATCGTCTTGTAGATGGTAACTGTAACTGCCATCGCTTGGACTGCTGAACGAACGCACAAGCGGGTTCTTATAGTAAGAAACGTGCCTTGCGTATATCGTAGTATCTAAATGGTAATACCCTGTAGGTGAGAGAAGAACTGTTGATTCTGTAGCATGGGTCTACTACTGAGACACTTTTTAGCTAGGCGAATCTGCATATGAAGTTCCCAGTGGTGGGTTTAATTAGGAACTCCTAAGGCCAATTAAAACATCAATGTCGCTGTCAAAAGGAGAGGTGAATGGATCATACGTCATCAATCTGTATCTAGGCGCCTATTCAATTAATAAATTAACTTAATAATTACAGCTTCAATCTTTATTATTTGCTACACAAGAAGCAATTTTCATGTTATTTAAGCTACATAGCCATGAAATCGACCAAAGCCTTTCTGCACAATCCCAGAGACATGTTTCGTACCTGCTTCAGCTGTCGCCCGATTGTGGTTACTTGACCCGAAGGTTGAATGTTGATTGGGCACTTGGGCAGCATATGCAGGCCtgcaagaaaagagagggttGACAACTCAGTGCCTAATTATCTTGAACTTTTAGAATCATCTCCCCATGGCATGCCCAACGATCATTTATCTGAGCAGGCCGTCGACTAATGAGTTAGGTCAAAGTTTTCCACAGTCTTCTctggtatttttctttgctcctCGCACCAACCCCTCACACGCTTAGGACCATTTGACTCGGCTCGTCTTTCGGAATCTCTGCTTTGGTTCCTGGAGacccttcccttctctccaatTCGCACCCGACGTTCTACCTTGGCGGGGTATATACCCGGGTTTTGAATTCATCTTCTATTGTCACCTGTCTCCAAGGATCCCGTCTTGCGCAGCCCTGGAAAAAAAATGCTCATCATCCCTAACGCAAAGAATCTTGGGTGATAGCGGAAATTTTCTATACGAACTTTTGAGATCAACCCCAGGGTCTACGAACGGCCACCTGAGGCTCAAATATAGTTGCCCAGGTACATGGGGGGCATCCTGTCCCTCCATTTAGACTCCGCTGTACTTCCGCGAAGCAGGAAATCGCGTTGAGTTACAGGCCTGATCCTAGCGACCATAGTCcatatctcttttcttctcattgtTCTACGTGGAGCAATAATAACGGTACCTGAAGATTTCTTGTCGCTACTGATTCCATGGCGTGCGTCTCACACCTGCACCCCCATAGTATCTTGGTTCTAATTATTGTTAGGTTCAACATCAGAATTGGTCCCAGCCCTCACGGCTCCGATCATTCCTCACTTTCTGACGAAGAAGACTCCTCCGGCGTGCAAGTCTCCCCGCCGTCTGACTCGGGAAGCCATGACTATCAGGATCCTTATGATGAATGGGCACACCTGCCATATCCAGACGAGTTGAAGCCATCTGATTCCGCGTCTCGGCCTAGGACGTCGCATCGTGCCCGTAGCCGTCACCCGGTTCATGGGTCGTCGTCAACCCGTCGTCACCCAGGTAGACGTCATATTGTACAGGAACGGGAACATTTCACTCGTCGTCCTCGGCGCCAGCCTTCCCCCGAGTCTCCAGAGAGCATGGACTCGGGGGACGAGTATGACAGTCCTTATGGTCGAGTATCTCATGAGAAGAGAATCTGGCCGCCTGTGGCCCAAGGTCCAGGGTATGCTCGCAGCCCCTCTCCAGTACCCTCGTATGTTTACCCCAATGGTGGTGCACCGCATGCAGCTTATGCACACCAAAGCAGTCACCAGCCTCCTTCAGATCAGCTTATAAGATTGGGCCCCCACGGACATCCCGCTCAGCCGAACCCTTACGGCCAAGCAAGTTATGCCTATAATCACCAACTGCAGCAACCTCATGGCTCCTCTATGCTGCCATATTTTCATGACCATCATTTGGGGCACCATCCGCATCCTACGCCACCTTCCCATGTTCGAGGTGATGGCCATACCCCATCTCAACATCCATTGGCAcgttctctctcctctcatGGCCCATCACCCTATGGCGGCCCCCCACTGGGCCCCCATGACTTGGTCCCTTATGGACCAGGGGGTTATTATCCCTTTAGAGAGCCATATGGTATGGTTCCTGGCATGATTCATCCGTCATATTTCAATCCATACCCCCGCGTGCCATCTCCAAGTCAGGTTGAATCAACTGGTTCCCCACCTCCGCCACCCACAGACACATCAAAGGACGAAGCGATTGCAAGGCTGGAGAAGTTGATCCTGGAGGAAAGGACCGAACGTGAAGCGAGGGAACAGCGAGAAGCTGCACGACAAGCGGCAATGGAGCAAGAAGCCGCCGAACAAGCCGCAAGAGAAGAGCGTGCTGCTCATGAGATGAGGATTGTAGAGGAAGCTGCTGCCCGTGCCAGAGAGGAGGCAGAGCAAAAggctgccgaagaagcagcgaaagcaaagaaagaggcGGAGGAAGCGGCTgcagccgccgccgcagaGGCTGCAGCCGCGGCCACTGAAGCAGccaatgcagcagcagcagaggcTATTGCTGCCGCGAGGGCGGCTGCATCAGATAAGCCCCCcccggaaaagaaaaaacccATAAAGTTCAAAGATGCGGTCGGGAGGAAGTTCAGCTTCCCTTTTGACCTGTGCTGTACCTGGCAGGTAGGtttattgttttttcttatctttgctttctatTCACCTACTAGGCTCTATATCTGACTCTGTTAAACCAAGGGCATGGAAGAGCTCATCCGCCAGGCTTTTCTCCACATAGAGATAATTGGGCCCCATGTCGCCGAGGGACACTATGATTTGATAGGCCC
Proteins encoded:
- a CDS encoding putative AP-3 complex subunit delta (vesicle coat complex AP-3, delta subunit), giving the protein MDKKATALLKLIYLEMFGYDMSWASFHVLEVMSSTKYLQKRAGYLAAVQSFRPDTEVLMLATNLLKKDLVSPSIPNMSLPLITLPNIITPSLAMSLLPDVLSRISHSHAMARKKAVVCLYRLALVYPEALKLAWPKIKDRLMDDGEDSSVTTAVINVVCELGWRRPHDFLPLAPRFFELLVDGGNNWMAIKIIKLFATLTPIEPRLTRKLIRPLINIIQTTTAMSLLYECINGIVQGGILDGEEVLEEKNEIASLCLGKLRGMVVTESDPNLKYVALLAFNRIVMSHPVLVSAHQDVIMDCLEDPDISIRLRALDLVTRMVTSDTLQSVVNRLVDQLFNARQVTKSTLAAGSCETGIRTDMGEFTLSEGPHAQKLPIALPDDYSIEVVHRILDVCSYNNYSELPDFEWYVDVLVQLVKLLPPSIEELPTHYTSYRDPEHYKNCVAFRIGSEIRNIAVRVRDVRMEATRAAETLILVDNKQGPSPLVSKQTSDILGPLAWVTGEFAEHLAYPSQTLQSLIDMSNVSLSASTLSLYIQAIPKVLANLICDGDETWDSLKNSEMSLLLARIIEFLDVLAAHPDLDVQERAIEFLEVMRLAADAVQSETLEVGQAPSLLSSMVPSFFHGLELNPVATNAQKKVPLPDQLCLTQEFNKHIYGLFNNPANGLPEPAGQLPSQMFYHVREVSVLDKQPVEFLPVDLQLNPTYQDLSSGFGDDTAALKRREERKERNRDDPFYIAAEDESSCTLTPFHQTLNMSNSSGLDIDSIPIVDLNLNGAGSHRTLASLSRDNRQGGSRPKKYEIAPDEIIGQEDSPHLDSNDEPGKAKRSLLQVDSSGLEHLSLDGRGGSSGDPTVPTVVGGHDVEMAMAVQKVEKLRLEMQRASERVHPNGIPAEGTLVRKKRKSKKPTRIGSQEAALLKAEDEMSVDNTQQMPVSSVAPKKKKRAKKQINAGSSSAL
- a CDS encoding uncharacterized protein (uncharacterized conserved protein), giving the protein MAHATPDFHAIHSSSPITTLRFSQQAPVILERQLHSEKNLISALIGKQEEPEKYGIIEQLFFSCLQTGDDRSALLCLEQLTRRFGSSNEKVMGLRGLYEEAICENQSDLEDSLRKYDSYLLENPLNLPILKRRIALLRSLARPADAITGLVELLKAVPTDAEAWCELADLYQSQGLSSQAIFSLEEALLIAPNAWNIHARLGEVLYICARAAETEVTSRYLRRSIQYFCRSVELCDDYLRGFYGLILATSLQLGREYTMDFSQASASASSEDFLPKEKVEKLNLLARRKLEDIVKQRSVNRQLWEHAQGELIAAKELLDRESC
- a CDS encoding uncharacterized protein (predicted protein); protein product: MGGILFNIRIGPSPHGSDHSSLSDEEDSSGVQVSPPSDSGSHDYQDPYDEWAHLPYPDELKPSDSASRPRTSHRARSRHPVHGSSNGNISLVVLGASLPPSLQRAWTRGTSMTVLMVEYLMRRESGRLWPKVQGMLAAPLQYPRMFTPMVVHRMQLMHTKAVTSLLQISL